A section of the Rhodobacteraceae bacterium M382 genome encodes:
- a CDS encoding nuclear transport factor 2 family protein, producing MSFSQSDLNDLAARYTDAWNSKQPENVANCHAASSRIVINRGDPSVGHDALTEMAAGFHTDVPDLVLKNDGIRAAGSHVIFMWTFTGHHAETGNPLDVSGWEEWELDGDMKITSSLGWFDGEDYDRQVAG from the coding sequence GTGTCATTCAGTCAAAGTGATTTAAACGACCTTGCCGCGCGTTACACAGACGCGTGGAATTCAAAACAGCCTGAAAACGTGGCCAACTGCCATGCGGCCAGCAGCAGAATCGTTATCAACCGTGGCGACCCGTCTGTCGGGCATGACGCGTTGACCGAAATGGCCGCAGGGTTTCACACCGACGTTCCCGACCTGGTTTTGAAAAACGATGGCATTCGCGCCGCCGGCAGCCATGTGATCTTCATGTGGACCTTCACCGGACATCACGCCGAAACGGGGAACCCGCTTGATGTGAGCGGCTGGGAAGAATGGGAGCTTGATGGCGATATGAAAATCACCTCGTCCCTGGGGTGGTTCGACGGCGAAGACTACGACCGCCAGGTCGCCGGTTGA
- a CDS encoding LysR family transcriptional regulator, whose protein sequence is MSDLPHVTWLRAFETAARHNSFSAAADELKLTPAAVSQQIRLLEKHLNTQLFVRLPRGVQLTSIGQAYAQTIRKSFNEMIAATTGLFLEKRKRVVRVRASISCAALVIAPRLAQFQSAHPDILVHLTTSIWADRFDEDNLDIDIRYGLGDWKDAHTTHLGHESAVPVCHPEFAKSFGADLSIDRMAQSKVVQIVGSETDWGKLAELHGLEFTAATDWMRTDSSINALQIVMTGEGVTMVLDSFARQYLDQGLLVAPFEYKLPKRRSHYLVVEDRAVQRDEVAIFRNWVMGLYRVGV, encoded by the coding sequence ATGTCCGATCTGCCCCATGTCACCTGGTTGCGTGCCTTTGAAACCGCGGCCCGACACAACAGTTTTTCCGCGGCGGCCGACGAGCTGAAGCTGACCCCGGCGGCGGTCAGTCAACAGATCCGCCTGTTGGAGAAACATCTGAACACCCAGCTGTTCGTGCGCCTGCCCCGTGGGGTGCAATTGACCAGCATCGGGCAGGCCTATGCCCAGACCATCCGCAAATCGTTCAATGAAATGATCGCCGCCACCACCGGGCTGTTTCTGGAAAAACGCAAACGGGTGGTGCGGGTGCGGGCGTCGATTTCCTGTGCTGCGCTGGTGATTGCGCCCCGGTTGGCGCAGTTTCAGTCTGCACATCCGGATATTCTGGTGCATCTGACCACGTCGATCTGGGCGGATCGGTTTGACGAGGACAATCTGGACATCGACATCCGATACGGGTTGGGCGATTGGAAGGACGCCCACACCACACATCTGGGGCATGAATCGGCGGTGCCGGTGTGCCATCCCGAATTTGCCAAATCGTTCGGAGCGGATCTGTCGATTGACCGGATGGCCCAGTCCAAAGTGGTCCAGATTGTCGGGTCGGAAACCGATTGGGGCAAGCTGGCAGAACTGCATGGGCTGGAGTTCACGGCGGCCACCGATTGGATGCGCACGGATTCGTCGATCAACGCGTTGCAGATCGTGATGACGGGCGAAGGCGTGACCATGGTGCTGGACAGTTTTGCCCGGCAATATCTGGATCAGGGGCTGTTGGTTGCCCCGTTTGAATACAAGCTGCCCAAACGCCGGTCGCATTATCTGGTGGTGGAAGACCGCGCCGTGCAACGCGACGAGGTCGCGATATTCCGAAACTGGGTGATGGGGCTGTATCGGGTCGGGGTTTAG